The Oncorhynchus gorbuscha isolate QuinsamMale2020 ecotype Even-year linkage group LG06, OgorEven_v1.0, whole genome shotgun sequence sequence GCTGTGCAGCTGTTATGTATCTGTAGTTATGCAAAGGGCTCTCATGGACCTAAACTCTAACTTGACATCTGCTCAAAtaactcattttttttttttttttgcataagTCTTCCATTGACCTCGATGTGTGATCGTCGATTCAGGCTCATGGTGTTTGCGTGTATGCTTTTCTTGGTGTGTTGGAATACGTGCCTTTATTGAGGTCCTGTCTCTTTGTGTTTGCAGGGTACCAGATCACAGGGTCCTTCTACACCTACAGCGCTACCGACGCCCAGCCCTCCCCCTTCACACTGGACACCAGCATGAGATCAGCAGAGGCACTCTcaggtacagtacacacacacacacacacgcttgttGACTTACAAATTATAATTTTTATTGTAGTCCATGTAATTGCGCATTATACTTAAGGCAAATTTATACTGTATTCCAAGAGTTAGCTAAATACTCTGATTTTTATGCTGTTTCTCTGTACTCCTTCCTCCACCCCAGATATGCGGTTGCACGTGTCAGTGTTTTACCGGGACTCTCTGTGGAGGGAGGTGACCACCTCCAGTCCAGAGGGCTGTCGCATCGCTCCCTGCTCTCCAGACGAAAAGCTTTATTCCCCCACTGTGGGTCCAGACCTGGTGCCCCTACCCCTGGACAGCCTCCCAGCcctggggaggggggaggagtgtCCTCCTAGCCCCCCAAGTTGCCCCCTGGAGAGGGGCGTGCTACTGTGGATGGCCCCAGATGGCCTCTACGCCCGGCGGATGTGCCAGGAGAGAGTGTTCTGGGAGGGAGGGTTATCATCCTATGTGGACAAACCCAACAAGCTGGAGAGAGagcacacctgtaaactactgcaCACACAGGACTACCTCACAGGTAAGTTAACGTAAACTGCAGGCAGGCGCACCCGTCTCATTCACTGGCAAACTAAACCGCACTGTTGTCATGCTGTTCCCTGGTCGTGGACAGGAAGCAGACACGTCCTCCTTTCCTGTAAATATTATGTTGAGCTTGCCTCCATACTCCCCACCACACACTTAAGAATAGGACATTATACAGTCATGTGACCTCATCCCCACCCACCTTGCCCTACCACAGATGTGTTCAGCCTGATTGGGTTAATTTGCATATAGACACAGGACTTTCCACCCAGTCACATGACCTCTAAAGTCACCACCACACCAGTTCATAGGAATTCGCATTTGTCAAAATTAATTAACCCTTTATCGACCCAATGTCCCCTCCTTGCAAACTTCTCTACCCAACCCTATCCTCTAGATTGAATCCCTCTCTACTACCGTCTCTCAGAGCTACAATCAATtctctaccacccctctctctctctctctcctcctcccccctgctATCTCAGACCTGCAGGGTTATTCCCTCCAGTTGCCCCTCTCCATGCCGCTCCTCTGTACCTAACCTGACCATCTAGACCCTATtaacctctatttctctctgtctaccagAGTTGCAGGGCTATGCCCTCCACTGTCGGCCCCCTCCACGTCTCCAGGTGCTGCTGAGCTTCGGAGACGAGTGTCTGGATCCCCAGAGACAGAGGACCCTCACTGTACAGGTATAGAACCATCCCCTAACGTCAACATGACCTCTACCTGTCTTCAATGCCCCCTCTTCTTTACTCACACCCCATCAACTAATCCTGACCCTCTATATACCCCGTAACCTCCATCTCTCACAAAATATCAGTTTGATTCCTTGTAACACCCACACTCATACATAACACTTACAGTACAGTCCCCCTTCTATCTCACCACCTAACCCCCTTACCACCACCTCTGTGACACCGGTAGTAATCCCTGCTGTTCCCCTCCACTCCTGCAGGTGGAGCCCATGTTTGCCAGGCAGCTGCTGTACTACACCCAGCCCCAGCAGTCCAGCGGACACTACTACCGCAGCTACGACCTCCCTCTCCCTGGGGTCACAGAACACAGCATGACCCCTTCCATAACCGAGGACTACCAGAGGGTCATCACacatcaccatagcaacaccctgCAGGACTGACTAATCTGACCATCTCTGATCAGTCAGACTGCGGTGCAGGAcatggggagaggagaagagagggagagccaAGGAAAGAGTTGTCACACTGTACTCTGGATCACACATTTCCATCAAAGCTGAAGCAGAACTATGCCCATCCAAGCCAAACTGAACTTAACCAGGCCATGGGGGAACGTACACTGGGACCACTGAAGAGACTAACAGATAGTTGTATGCTGTAGATGTGTGTTGTAAGGGAGTCAACACCCCAAATTCTTATGGATCAAACTGTATTTCACCTACTCTCAGGGAGCCGTCCTTTGGCCTTAAAAGACTCAAACTTGACCGCCGTTTTGCAAGGTCCACTTTGTGACAACAGAACTGACAGCTGTAGTGATTGTATCGACATGCTCTAGagtcatgtgtttgtgtgtgtgttttattgtaTGATCGTGTGTAGTATGGCCATGCTGATGTTGTTGACATGCTCTCTTCTGTAAATACATTTGCCCTGTTACTTCTAGTGTATAGCGTCACATTTCCTCAATCATAAATACTGCAGTTCAGAGATGACCAAAATGACCCCGGAGATTCGACCACACTGAAACACGTACTAGCATGCCGGACCTTTGGATTGGCTCACTGTGTCATACATTGCGGAATGTTTTGTAATGGAATAATTAAAacgtaaaaaagaaaaaaaaaaacattgcatgTTTTGAGACACACATCAAATGACTAGAAAGAGGGCTCGTGTTAGATAAGGGATTTGTGAGAAGTGacatcctttgtgtgtgtgtacaggaagCCTGGTTCAGATGCAGGATGATGCTGGTTAATCAAACACACTCGCAGGAGAACGCGGTCATAAACAATGGGTGATGACATCAccgggggaggaggaagaggtcggCCACTCTTTCCGCCCCCAGAAGAGGCATTAGAACTGAAGAGGGTTTAGAACTGTTTCCTGGGGTGCCTTTGACATGCCAAACAACATTTTAACTTCCATGGAAGAATAGTGAAAACCCCAGAATGAGTGACACATCTGTGTGGTTACTTCTCCACGGTCTAATAAAGGTAAACAAGGCCGAGGACGACACTTGAGACCACATTGTAATACCTTATGGAGGAGAAATGGCTGTCAATGTAAATCGCACAGAAACTTGTGCACACATGCAGCCAACTTAAATAAATGAGAGAACATACAATggcaaaataacatttttttgaTAATAATCAACACAGATAACCAACTGGTTTGCCTGACACTTTCCACTCCCCCATCTACCTAAAAAATCCCTCGACCTACTGCCAGTGTCAATATCACCCATTTCAGAGAATGAgatcaatgtaaacatgttttgaTTGATAGGCCTGGTCCTCTCGAACCTGCGGCGTCCCGGATGGAACAGAAGTGTGaaactcccctcacctctctTATTGCTGTAAACAGTTTACCGGTGGAAGAAGGATGAGACCGGAGAGCTTTGAACCTACTGCTGTTGTGAATGAATCCGTGGGTGGACACTACAGAGACAGAGCTAAGTTTAGAACAGACGATCACAACACCCTGTCTAAATATCTTTCCCCCTGCCTGGCCGTAGAAAGAAAtgggctgctgctgctgatgataATGAGAAATTTTACATTCTACATTGAGAAATTTGAGGTCGATAGTGGCAATAAGAACCATTGGCATGTTTTTGGGTTTGTTTTGTCGGTAAGAACATTTACTCATTCAAAATTGTAAGCAGGACGAAAATGTCTTTTTCAAGTGTTCCCAAAAccgacccccccaaaaaaacaataTACAGTAACAAGAATAATATGGCAAATTATTGTCTAATAATTATAAAAAATCAAAACTTACATATTGTTGTAAAACATTTCAATCTCATGATCTTTTATTAGCATTTTTTTGGTTAGAGCTAGTTGATTTCTGGAAGGTTATTCAAGTTCTCATCATGTTTTGTGTTGAGTTGTCTCGTAATGAGTGATGTTTTCATAATTAGTCATGTACGTGTGTAAAATGATACAATATTTTGTGATAAAATCCCACAGTGCCCGTTCTAGGGACGCGCCCTTTGATAATCCCACGACTCATGGGTGTGGCAGCCTTCGTCTACTACTACGTCTGACATACGACCGCAACCATCCATCGCAGTTCAGGAATGGCTAACTCCTCACACCTACAACCGAAATCTCTGTGCAACATTTTGGTTTATAGCCAGTAACTAAGGAGTTAACAGACCACTCCCCACCCCGCCCTACCAATACCCTAACCGGCCCTACCCCAGACTCTAGTGTGCCAGACATTGTGTGAGCTGTTAGTACAACAACCGCCAGAGGTGACTGTTTTGGCTATTAACGTACTGTTGCACAGCTGAGGCCTTACCGTCTATGGGACAGAGATGACTATatgctctctctttcactgtcacaAATGTGGCTGGTTACAAGAACATGCATAATATAAATGTGTCTTTTATTTGGCAATGGAGACGGTAATAAGAGGACAGAGCATAATAATGACCATGTGCAGTTTCTTTATGAACATACAGAAATCAGGGACCACATATGTTGACTGGTTTCTCAGTAGAAGAGAGACAGTCTTGTCTCAAACACCAGGCTGGCATGACCTAGCTTGCCTACAAGGGACTGGGATGCTGATTTCTAGATGAGTGGCCATCTAACAATAGCGTAATTAGCATGATTCCACAGTAGAGGGGCTGCCCAGATTAACTATGAGATTAACTCAGAAAATGAATGTACATATCTAAGATTAAAAAATAGATTAGCGTGAAAAAGACTAGTGTGCTAATTTCCATTCTAGATCTTATAACAATTTAACAAAAAGCTACGAGAGTTTATCGGTGCAAGTAAATTGGCATTGCACATATttgatagatagagatactatagTGCCATTATATTAATGTTGAAAAGACATTTTACAGACTCATCTCTTGACAGGCTGGACATTAGAGGGCTGGAAACAGGTGAGCTGGAGCTGCATACTGCTCTTAAACTTATTCAGCAGCTCCTCcagtaacctagagagagagagagagcgagagggagggagaaagaagacaagagacagacagagggaaaataAGAGGTAGAATCATCCCCACTGTACTGTGCAGGTTGGCATTTTtcatcatgaatcttgttctagTGGCATCTTGAACCTTAATGAATGACTTACTTTTTGTCTGCTCCGTTGTGTAGCTGGGGAAGGACCTCCAGAGCCTGCTTGAAGCTGGCGCTTAAACAAGATATACACAGTTAACACAACACCACACATTACCAACAAATTATACTACAcacacagaaggagagagagagacataccatAACACAAAGACAGACTCATATTAAGTCACAGAACCTGATTCAACCAGTTGGATTGCTGGTAAAGTTCTGCTTAAGTCACAGAACCTGATTCAACCAGTTGGATTGCTGGTAAAGTTCTGCTTAAGTCACAGAACCTGATTCAACCAGTTGGATTGCTGGTAAAGTTCTGCTTAAGTCACAGAACCTGATTCAACCAGTTGGATTGCTGGTAAAGTTCTGCTTAAGTCACAGAACCTGATTCAACCAGTTGGATTGCTGGTAAAGTTCTGCTTAAGTCACAGAACCTGATTCAACCAGTTGGATTGCTGGTAAAGTTCTGCTTAAGTCACAGAACCTGATTCAACTAGTTGGATTGCTGGTAAAGTTCTGCTTTCGCTTCCTTTTCCATATACCACCAGGTGATGACGACTAGAGGTGTGGGGAAGATGAATGTGATTTACAGGAATGAAAGTGAGAGTAATGTATAATCTCTGTAATTCATGTACATGTGTATAGTATGCACAGTGTATGGAAGTGTAGTGTATGTGTACGTGTGGTAAACAGTTGTATAGTGGTGTACAGTGTCAGTGGGGGTTCTATGGGCCTTACTGGCTCTCAGATGACAGGTAGGAGGCTACAGCATCTCTCAGAGAATCTATCTCCAAACGggcctgcagagagagaaagagagggatgaaagaggataaagagaaagaaaggaatgGATAAAAGCATATACAGATATACTTAGGGTACTTAAAGTATCAACATTTAAAGCTGTAGAGTGAGCAGTATATAGTAGTTTCACGAGTCAGGATATGagccagatgcagacacaggaggcgaaTAGTTCGATACTCAGAATATTTATTATACAAAGGGGCAAGCAAAGGGCAGGTCGAGGGCAGGCAGTGGTTCGTAATTCAAGGCAGGGTCAAACAGGGACAGAACGGCAgccaggctcagggtcaggacaggcagaaaggtcagatCTGGGAAGACTAGAAAAACAAAACTTGAGTGCAAGAGAAACAGGAATAGGAGACACAGGGCAGTGAGACAGAGGTTTAATCCTAGACACATGGAAAGTGGGATGTATACAGAGGGTGCGGGTCAACAGAAGACGAACAGCGATGGGGCTAAGGACTttagagatggggaaagggccGATAAAGCGGGGGGGGGAGGGAGTTTACAGGACTCACCCGGAGTGcagagccataccctctgcccgagaCGATAGCGGGTAGCCAGGGTCCGGCGCTCTTCttaagaccacctccaggtatcgtaGACAAGCGGACCGCAACCGGGCCCCGGCTACCAGCTATACCTCTTCCAGGTATGCCGACAGCGGTGGACAAACATCTGGAGCCGAGGGTGTTGACCTCTTCCCCAGGGAAGAGCCGGGGCTGATAACCCACGGAGCACTCGGAGGACGAGAGACCAATGGCCGAGCAGGGAAGGGTGTTCTGGGCGTATTCCACCCACACAAGTTATTGGCTCCAGGTGGGTGCGGTTGGCTGAGATGAGGCACTGAAGAGACATCACCAGGTCCTGATTGGCAAGCTCCGACTGGCCGCTAGATTCAATCCAAGAGGACTGGCTGGCTGACGACCCAATGAGGTTGCAGAAAGCCTTCCAGAATCGTGACGAGAACTCAAGACCACGATCCGAGACTATGTCGACCAGAAGTCCATGGATTTGGAAGACGTGCTGTACCATGAGTTGGGCCGTCTCCTTGGCTGAGGGTAATTTGGGAAGGGGGATTAAATGGGCAGCTTTGGAAAACCGATTCACCACCGGTGATGTTGCCATCAGACGGAGGGAGACCAATGACAAAGTTCAGGGTTATATGGGATCAGGGGCGATGAGGAACAGGGAGTGGTTGAAGGAGGCCGGCTGGAGCTTGCCGCGGAGTCTTAATCTCACCATGGGGATTAAAACGATGGGAAAGGAAAGAGCAGGGATACAGCTTTTGGTCCTGGGAAGAACGCTGGGACAGGACGGCCCTCACTCCAACGTCCGAGGTGTCAACCTCCACTACGAACTGACAGGACCGGTCCGGATGGATTAAGATGGGGGCGATGTTTGAGATCCAAAAACACCCGGTCAGCAGCTGGGGACCACGTGAATGGAACCTTGGGTGAGGTGAGTGCAGAGagggggaagccagggtgcttTAGTCCCGGATGAAGTGGCGGTAGAAATGTGCAAACCAAAGGAAACGCTGCAGCTTCACTCTGGATGTGGGGCCActccaccaccactctcaccTTGTCCGGATCAATCTAAATGTTCCCGGCAGCGATGACGTATCCCAATAAAGGAGGTGGTGGAGCGATGAAATTCACACTTCTAGTTCTTCAGGAGGTGCTGGAGGACTTGTCGGATGTGGAGAACACACTCCTGAACCGAATGGGAATAGACAGCGATTTTGTCAAGGTAGACAAACACGAACCAGTTCAACATGTCACGGAGCACATCATTGACCAGAGCCTGGAACACTGTGGAAGTGTTGGTCAGTCCGAATGGCATAACCAGATACTCGTAGTGCCCATTAGCTGTGTTAAAGTCTGTCTTCTATTCATCTCCTTCCTGTGTCCGAACCAGATGGTAGGCGTTCCGAAGGTCCAACTTCGAGAATACGGTCTCCCCCTGGAGACGCTCGAAAGCCGAGGAGTGGTAGCGGGTAATGGTTCTTTACCGAGATGTCATTAACTAGGGCAGGTGTTCCGCTAGCGGagcccctcgacaacattccactgaaaagGAAGCgcacgaaattcaaaaatatttttttgaaatatttaactttcacacattaacaagtccaatacagcaaatgaaagataaactttttgttaatctacccatcgtgcccgatttcaaaaaggctttacagcgaaagcacaacatatgattaggtcatagccaagtcaaaaaaacacagccatttttccagccaaacataatattaatcactaacctttgatgatcttcatcagatgacactcataggacatcatgtatGTTTGTTCGATAATGTGAATATTCAtttccaaaaatctcagtttacattggcgcgttacgtgcaggaatgttttgattccaaaacatcaggtgattttgcagaaatactcataataaacattgataaaagatacaagtgttattcacataattaaagatagacttctccttaatgcaaccgctgtgtcagataaaaaaaaacagaaaaagcataatctgagtacgacgctcagagcccaatccagccaaagaaatatctgccatgttggagtcaacagaagttagaaataacattataaatattcacttacctttgatgatcttcatcagaaggtactcccaggaatcccagtttgacaataaatgactgatttgttccataaagtccatcatttatgtccaaatagtcacttgttgttagcgtgttcagcccagtaatccatcttcatgaggcgtgaGCACcacgtccagacaaaaactcaaaaagttccgttacaggtcgtagaaacaaggcaaacgatgtatggaatctatctttaggatgtttttaacataaatcatcaataCGGTTCctaccggagaattccattgtctgtagaaaagcactggaacgagagctaactctgtcgggaACGCACatcacgagcctgagacactctgccagacccatgactcattcagctcccattcccccctcctttatagcagaagcctgaaacaagtttctaaagacgatttacatctagtggaagcctttgGAAATGCAACTTGACCCCATAGGCACTGTGTAtttggtaggccaagctttgaaaaactacaaacctcagatttaccacttcctggttggatttttctcaggttttcgcctgccatatgagttctgttatactcacagacatcattcaaacatactaataataatatgcatatattagcatctgggacagagtaggaggcagttcactctgggcatgctattcatccaaaagtgaaaatgctgccccctatcccaaaaatgTTAAGGCCCCAGTAGTCAACACACGGGCGCATGGTTTTGTCCTTCTTCTCTacaaagaagaaccctgcgctggcaggggaggaagaaggatgaatGAACCCTGCTCCCAGAGAGTTCTCAATGTACCCTTCCATGGTCCTGGTCTACGGGCAAGACAGGTAATAAAGCCACCCCAAGGCGGTGTAGTGCCAGGGAGGAGGTCAATGGCGCAGTCAAACAGTTGATGCGGAGGAAGAGATGTGGCGCGCGCCTTGTTGATGTGGCGCGCGCCTTGTTGATTTTGTCAAGGTAGACAAACACGAACCAGTTCAACATGTCACGGAGCACATCATTGACCAGAGCCTGGAACACTGTGGAAGTGTTGGTCAGTCCGAATGGCATAACCAGATACTCGTAGTGCCCATTAGCTGTGTTAAAGTCTGTCTTCTATTCATCTCCTTCCTGTGTCCGAACCAGATGGTAGGCGTTCCGAAGGTCCAACTTCGAGAATACGGTCTCCCCCTGGAGACGCTCGAAAGCCGAGGAGTGGTAGCGGGTAATGGTTCTTTACCGAGATGTCATTAACTAGGGCAGGTGTTCCGCTAGCGGagcccctcgacaacattccactgaaaagGAAGCgcacgaaattcaaaaatatttttttgaaatatttaactttcacacattaacaagtccaatacagcaaatgaaagataaactttttgttaatctacccatcgtgcccgatttcaaaaaggctttacagcgaaagcacaacatatgattaggtcatagccaagtcaaaaaaacacagccatttttccagccaaacataatattaatcactaacctttgatgatcttcatcagatgacactcataggacatcatgtatGTTTGTTCGATAATGTGAATATTCAtttccaaaaatctcagtttacattggcgcattacgtgcaggaatgttttgattccaaaacatcaggtgattttgcagaaatactcataataaacattgataaaagatacaagtgttattcacataattaaagatagacttctccttaatgcaaccgctgtgtcagataaaaaaaaacagaaaaagcataatctgagtacgacgctcagagcccaatccagccaaagaaatatctgccatgttggagtcaacagaagttagaaataacattataaatattcacttacctttgatgatcttcatcagaaggtactcccaggaatcccagtttgacaataaatgactgatttgttccataaagtccatcatttatgtccaaatagtcacttgttgttagcgtgttcagcccagtaatccatcttcatgaggcgtgaGCACcacgtccagacaaaaactcaaaagttccgttacaggtcgtagaaacaaggcaaacgatgtatggaatctatctttaggatgtttttaacataaatcatcaataCGGTTCctaccggagaattccattgtctgtagaaaagcactggaacgagagctaactctgtcgggaACGCACatcacgagcctgagacactctgccagacccatgactcattcagctcccattcccccctcctttatagcagaagcctgaaacaagtttctaaagacgatttacatctagtggaagctttTGGAAATGCAACTTGACCCCATAGGCACTGTGTAtttggtaggccaagctttgaaaaactacaaacctcagatttaccacttcctggttggatttttctcaggttttcgcctgccatatgagttctgttatactcacagacatcattcaaacatactaataataatatgcatatattagcatcggggacagagtaggaggcagttcactctgggcatgctattcatccaaaagtgaaaatgctgccccctatcccaaaaatgTTAAGGCCCCAGTAGTCAACACACGGGCACATGGTTTTGTCCTTCTTCTCTacaaagaagaaccctgcgctggcaggggaggaagaaggatgaatGAACCCTGCTCCCAGAGAGTTCTCAATGTACCCTTCCATGGTCCTGGTCTACGGGCAAGACAGGTAATAAAGCCACCCCAAGGCGGTGTAGTGCCAGGGAGGAGGTCAATGGCGCAGTCAAACAGTTGATGCGGAGGAAGAGATGTGGCGCGCGCCTTGTTGAAAACCTCCCAGAGGTCCTGATAC is a genomic window containing:
- the irf4l gene encoding interferon regulatory factor 4 isoform X1, with amino-acid sequence MNPESDYGMSTVSCGNGKLRSWLIEQVDTGKYQGLVWENEEKSIFRIPWKHAGKQDYNRDEDAALFKAWALFKGKFREGIDKLDPPTWKTRLRCALNKSNDFEELVQRSQLDISDPYKVYRIIPECAKKQFLLSGSKQEDGGRPLSPLSYPMLPSYPALQTQMPGYMPSTERGWMKDYLPEQASLPELPYAQCPYPSRSLSWAQGPSMDNGYQITGSFYTYSATDAQPSPFTLDTSMRSAEALSDMRLHVSVFYRDSLWREVTTSSPEGCRIAPCSPDEKLYSPTVGPDLVPLPLDSLPALGRGEECPPSPPSCPLERGVLLWMAPDGLYARRMCQERVFWEGGLSSYVDKPNKLEREHTCKLLHTQDYLTELQGYALHCRPPPRLQVLLSFGDECLDPQRQRTLTVQVEPMFARQLLYYTQPQQSSGHYYRSYDLPLPGVTEHSMTPSITEDYQRVITHHHSNTLQD
- the irf4l gene encoding interferon regulatory factor 4 isoform X2, encoding MNPESDYGMSTVSCGNGKLRSWLIEQVDTGKYQGLVWENEEKSIFRIPWKHAGKQDYNRDEDAALFKAWALFKGKFREGIDKLDPPTWKTRLRCALNKSNDFEELVQRSQLDISDPYKVYRIIPECAKKRSKQEDGGRPLSPLSYPMLPSYPALQTQMPGYMPSTERGWMKDYLPEQASLPELPYAQCPYPSRSLSWAQGPSMDNGYQITGSFYTYSATDAQPSPFTLDTSMRSAEALSDMRLHVSVFYRDSLWREVTTSSPEGCRIAPCSPDEKLYSPTVGPDLVPLPLDSLPALGRGEECPPSPPSCPLERGVLLWMAPDGLYARRMCQERVFWEGGLSSYVDKPNKLEREHTCKLLHTQDYLTELQGYALHCRPPPRLQVLLSFGDECLDPQRQRTLTVQVEPMFARQLLYYTQPQQSSGHYYRSYDLPLPGVTEHSMTPSITEDYQRVITHHHSNTLQD